In a genomic window of Telopea speciosissima isolate NSW1024214 ecotype Mountain lineage chromosome 5, Tspe_v1, whole genome shotgun sequence:
- the LOC122661643 gene encoding protein starmaker isoform X5, with amino-acid sequence MYNGIGLQTPRGSGTNGYIQTNKFFVKPRNARVETKGFEGDQGTAGVKKANREILEHDRKRQIQLKLVVLEDKLIDQGYTDDEIQEKLEEARKTLEAAATSEESGAGDGLMSEKKVSDTQTHQIAARKERQMETLRAALGIKMGGDSSELQEQKLKKELGSETEGSDDESNEETPPKENQKTGPKEDHKEQEEGEYAINQRDKYRNGREMALVEDSKADNDAPKKDEKLHGNRKHERGGDQLDELMTREKRDGKRRVYDSDSSASESREKHGKGIERQHQKGSKGGEPKSDSNTSSGKNRQKHSIEHKKSRRHDRESGAESDIDISSRKNERKHSSKQKKSRRHDRESDTESDSDSRSRKNDHKHLIKHKKHRRHDSDESDPDSDDVRGRNAIKEKQNRRTQWKQDSDDDSGSDDFRNDRKQRRKDLSKMNRRHDSEDETDSGRGSRDGEKNVEKKRDHSGSRNHEASRDGSEDKRKAFRTGQKRHGTSSQRYSVDDESDDDGERKIEKYIRNRRNDIDDNTGMKNATRPVGRQSDRKRKEKSPTKDSEDSSSCSDSYSSSGDSDSDSSCSDSSLERCRKKSSEEVGRKGCQDDMINQGRRDVEVSAAEEKRLRSVTIGSDERRKSRIHPSSDGNDNLHLENETLDRLGKQEKMKNYDSRRDKDTDGYGHQEMRSKRKLEDDYHDDQPVLKSRNQSSGEVNHTVQLRDGQAKYESDRTYRNKDDRKREEYSSFNKSEERRLHLDRYNEECGNRNQGKEEEKERGNKRNDREEEEELGSRIRRRDEEKEHGNRKHERDKKQEHGSWRNGRDEDEHGSRRHLRDENEHWSKKHRRDEEEREHGRRRNDRDEEEEHMNRRHCRDEEDDHGSRKHRRNEEEGGLKRYRRDEEEIGNRRYGRDRQEDAKRARYDDDPRSRDRSRYESNGHSDDLLKRQ; translated from the exons ATGTACAACGGCATTGGATTGCAGACCCCAAGGGGGTCAGGTACAAATGGATATATCCAGACCAACAAATTTTTCGTGAAGCCAAGGAACGCCAGGGTGGAAACTAAGGGATTCGAGGGAGATCAGGGTACCGCAGGTGTGAAGAAGGCTAACAGGGAGATCCTAGAGCATGACAGAAAGCGGCAGATTCAGCTGAAGCTTGTGGTGCTGGAAGACAAACTGATTGACCAAGGATACACAGATGATGAGATCCAGGAGAAGCTCGAAGAAGCAAGGAAGACCTTGGAAGCTGCTGCAACCTCCGAGGAAAGTGGTGCGGGAGATGGCTTGATGAGTGAGAAAAA GGTTTCAGATACACAGACCCACCAAATTGCTGCTAGAAAGGAAAGGCAGATGGAGACTCTTAGGGCTGCCCTTGGTATAAAAATGGGTGGTGACAGTTCTGAACTTCAAGagcaaaaactgaaaaaagaacTTGGATCGGAGACTGAAGGGAGTGATGATGAGAGCAATGAGGAGACCCCtccaaaagaaaaccaaaaaactgGTCCAAAGGAGGATCAcaaggaacaagaagaaggggaatatGCAATAAATCAGCGGGATAAATACAGAAATGGAAGGGAGATGGCACTAGTAGAAGATTCTAAAGCTGACAATGATGCCCCAAAGAAGGATGAAAAACTGCATGGAAATAGAAAGCATGAAAGAGGGGGAGATCAATTGGATGAGTTGATGACTAGAGAGAAACGTGACGGCAAAAGAAGAGTTTATGACAGTGATTCTTCTGCTTCAGAAAGCAGGGAAAAACATGGGAAAGGGATAGAACGCCAACATCAGAAAGGTAGCAAGGGAGGTGAGCCTAAAAGTGATTCTAATACCAGTAGTGGGAAGAACAGGCAAAAGCATTCAATTGAACACAAGAAAAGCAGAAGGCATGATAGAGAGAGTGGTGCTGAAAGTGATATTGATATCAGTAGCAGGAAGAATGAGAGAAAACATTCatcaaagcaaaagaaaagcaGAAGGCATGATAGAGAGAGTGACACTGAAAGTGATTCTGATAGCAGGAGCAGGAAGAATGACCATAAACATTTAATTAAGCACAAGAAACACAGAAGACATGACAGTGATGAATCTGATCCGGACAGTGATGATGTTAGGGGAAGAAATGCCATAAAGGAGAAGCAAAATAGAAGAACTCAATGGAAGCAGGACTCAGATGATGATTCTGGTTCTGATGACTTCAGAAATGATAGAAAACAAAGGAGGAAGGATCTCTCAAAAATGAATAGAAGACATGATTCTGAGGATGAAACTGATTCTGGTAGGGGAAGCAGAGATGGGGAAAAAAATGTTGAGAAAAAGAGGGATCATAGTGGCAGTAGAAATCATGAGGCCAGCAGAGATGGCTCAGAAGATAAACGGAAAGCTTTCAGAACTGGCCAAAAAAGGCATGGTACCAGCAGCCAAAGGTACAGTGTGGATGATGAATCTGATGATGATGGggaaaggaaaatagaaaaatatatcAGAAACAGAAGAAATGATATTGATGACAATACTGGCATGAAAAATGCAACAAGGCCGGTGGGAAGACAAAGtgatagaaaaagaaaggaaaaatctcCAACTAAAGACAGTGAGGACAGTAGTAGTTGTAGCGACTCTTACAGCAGCAGTGGTGACAGTGATTCAGACAGCAGCTGTAGTGATTCCAGTCTTGAGAGATGCAGGAAGAAGTCCAGTGAGGAGGTGGGCAGGAAAGGGTGTCAAGATGATATGATTAACCAAGGCAGAAGAGATGTAGAAGTATCTGCTGCAGAGGAGAAAAGATTAAGATCTGTAACAATTGGAAGTGATGAAAGGAGGAAAAGTAGAATTCATCCTTCCAGTGATGGCAATGACAATCTCCATTTGGAGAATGAAACATTGGACAGATTGGGGAAACAGGAGAAAATGAAAAACTATGATTCAAGGAGAGATAAAGACACTGACGGTTATGGGCATCAAGAAATGAGGAGCAAGAGGAAGCTGGAAGATGATTACCATGATGATCAACCGGTATTGAAATCAAGAAATCAGAGTTCAGGAGAAGTGAATCATACGGTGCAACTTAGGGATGGACAAGCCAAATATGAATCAGATAGAACTTACAGGAACAAAGatgacagaaagagagaggagtaCTCCAGTTTCAATAAATCAGAAGAGAGACGATTACATCTCGATCGTTATAATGAAGAATGTGGAAACAGGAatcaaggaaaggaagaagaaaaggagcgTG GAAACAAGAGGAATGatagggaggaggaggaagagctTGGAAGTAGAATACGTCGCAGGGATGAAGAAAAGGAGCATGGAAACAGAAAGCATGAAAGAGATAAAAAACAAGAGCATGGAAGCTGGAGGAATGGAAGAGATGAGGATGAGCATGGAAGTAGGCGACATCTCAGAGATGAAAATGAGCATTGGAGCAAAAAACacagaagagatgaagaagagagagagcatggaaggaggaggaatgatagggatgaagaagaagagcataTGAATAGAAGACATTGTagggatgaagaagatgatcatgGAAGCAGAAAGCacagaagaaatgaagaagaaggtggaCTGAAAAGGTAtcgaagagatgaagaagagattGGAAACAGAAGATATGGAAGGGATAGGCAGGAGGATGCCAAGAGGGCAAGGTACGATGATGATCCTCGATCAAGGGACAGAAGTAGGTATGAGAGCAATGGCCATAGTGATGATCTGCTGAAACGGCAATGA
- the LOC122661643 gene encoding trichohyalin isoform X2 produces MYNGIGLQTPRGSGTNGYIQTNKFFVKPRNARVETKGFEGDQGTAGVKKANREILEHDRKRQIQLKLVVLEDKLIDQGYTDDEIQEKLEEARKTLEAAATSEESGAGDGLMSEKVSDTQTHQIAARKERQMETLRAALGIKMGGDSSELQEQKLKKELGSETEGSDDESNEETPPKENQKTGPKEDHKEQEEGEYAINQRDKYRNGREMALVEDSKADNDAPKKDEKLHGNRKHERGGDQLDELMTREKRDGKRRVYDSDSSASESREKHGKGIERQHQKGSKGGEPKSDSNTSSGKNRQKHSIEHKKSRRHDRESGAESDIDISSRKNERKHSSKQKKSRRHDRESDTESDSDSRSRKNDHKHLIKHKKHRRHDSDESDPDSDDVRGRNAIKEKQNRRTQWKQDSDDDSGSDDFRNDRKQRRKDLSKMNRRHDSEDETDSGRGSRDGEKNVEKKRDHSGSRNHEASRDGSEDKRKAFRTGQKRHGTSSQRYSVDDESDDDGERKIEKYIRNRRNDIDDNTGMKNATRPVGRQSDRKRKEKSPTKDSEDSSSCSDSYSSSGDSDSDSSCSDSSLERCRKKSSEEVGRKGCQDDMINQGRRDVEVSAAEEKRLRSVTIGSDERRKSRIHPSSDGNDNLHLENETLDRLGKQEKMKNYDSRRDKDTDGYGHQEMRSKRKLEDDYHDDQPVLKSRNQSSGEVNHTVQLRDGQAKYESDRTYRNKDDRKREEYSSFNKSEERRLHLDRYNEECGNRNQGKEEEKERGNKWNERGEEEEEHGSRIRRRDEEKERGDKRNEREEEERGSRICRRDEEKERGNKRNDREEEEELGSRIRRRDEEKEHGNRKHERDKKQEHGSWRNGRDEDEHGSRRHLRDENEHWSKKHRRDEEEREHGRRRNDRDEEEEHMNRRHCRDEEDDHGSRKHRRNEEEGGLKRYRRDEEEIGNRRYGRDRQEDAKRARYDDDPRSRDRSRYESNGHSDDLLKRQ; encoded by the exons ATGTACAACGGCATTGGATTGCAGACCCCAAGGGGGTCAGGTACAAATGGATATATCCAGACCAACAAATTTTTCGTGAAGCCAAGGAACGCCAGGGTGGAAACTAAGGGATTCGAGGGAGATCAGGGTACCGCAGGTGTGAAGAAGGCTAACAGGGAGATCCTAGAGCATGACAGAAAGCGGCAGATTCAGCTGAAGCTTGTGGTGCTGGAAGACAAACTGATTGACCAAGGATACACAGATGATGAGATCCAGGAGAAGCTCGAAGAAGCAAGGAAGACCTTGGAAGCTGCTGCAACCTCCGAGGAAAGTGGTGCGGGAGATGGCTTGATGAGTGAGAA GGTTTCAGATACACAGACCCACCAAATTGCTGCTAGAAAGGAAAGGCAGATGGAGACTCTTAGGGCTGCCCTTGGTATAAAAATGGGTGGTGACAGTTCTGAACTTCAAGagcaaaaactgaaaaaagaacTTGGATCGGAGACTGAAGGGAGTGATGATGAGAGCAATGAGGAGACCCCtccaaaagaaaaccaaaaaactgGTCCAAAGGAGGATCAcaaggaacaagaagaaggggaatatGCAATAAATCAGCGGGATAAATACAGAAATGGAAGGGAGATGGCACTAGTAGAAGATTCTAAAGCTGACAATGATGCCCCAAAGAAGGATGAAAAACTGCATGGAAATAGAAAGCATGAAAGAGGGGGAGATCAATTGGATGAGTTGATGACTAGAGAGAAACGTGACGGCAAAAGAAGAGTTTATGACAGTGATTCTTCTGCTTCAGAAAGCAGGGAAAAACATGGGAAAGGGATAGAACGCCAACATCAGAAAGGTAGCAAGGGAGGTGAGCCTAAAAGTGATTCTAATACCAGTAGTGGGAAGAACAGGCAAAAGCATTCAATTGAACACAAGAAAAGCAGAAGGCATGATAGAGAGAGTGGTGCTGAAAGTGATATTGATATCAGTAGCAGGAAGAATGAGAGAAAACATTCatcaaagcaaaagaaaagcaGAAGGCATGATAGAGAGAGTGACACTGAAAGTGATTCTGATAGCAGGAGCAGGAAGAATGACCATAAACATTTAATTAAGCACAAGAAACACAGAAGACATGACAGTGATGAATCTGATCCGGACAGTGATGATGTTAGGGGAAGAAATGCCATAAAGGAGAAGCAAAATAGAAGAACTCAATGGAAGCAGGACTCAGATGATGATTCTGGTTCTGATGACTTCAGAAATGATAGAAAACAAAGGAGGAAGGATCTCTCAAAAATGAATAGAAGACATGATTCTGAGGATGAAACTGATTCTGGTAGGGGAAGCAGAGATGGGGAAAAAAATGTTGAGAAAAAGAGGGATCATAGTGGCAGTAGAAATCATGAGGCCAGCAGAGATGGCTCAGAAGATAAACGGAAAGCTTTCAGAACTGGCCAAAAAAGGCATGGTACCAGCAGCCAAAGGTACAGTGTGGATGATGAATCTGATGATGATGGggaaaggaaaatagaaaaatatatcAGAAACAGAAGAAATGATATTGATGACAATACTGGCATGAAAAATGCAACAAGGCCGGTGGGAAGACAAAGtgatagaaaaagaaaggaaaaatctcCAACTAAAGACAGTGAGGACAGTAGTAGTTGTAGCGACTCTTACAGCAGCAGTGGTGACAGTGATTCAGACAGCAGCTGTAGTGATTCCAGTCTTGAGAGATGCAGGAAGAAGTCCAGTGAGGAGGTGGGCAGGAAAGGGTGTCAAGATGATATGATTAACCAAGGCAGAAGAGATGTAGAAGTATCTGCTGCAGAGGAGAAAAGATTAAGATCTGTAACAATTGGAAGTGATGAAAGGAGGAAAAGTAGAATTCATCCTTCCAGTGATGGCAATGACAATCTCCATTTGGAGAATGAAACATTGGACAGATTGGGGAAACAGGAGAAAATGAAAAACTATGATTCAAGGAGAGATAAAGACACTGACGGTTATGGGCATCAAGAAATGAGGAGCAAGAGGAAGCTGGAAGATGATTACCATGATGATCAACCGGTATTGAAATCAAGAAATCAGAGTTCAGGAGAAGTGAATCATACGGTGCAACTTAGGGATGGACAAGCCAAATATGAATCAGATAGAACTTACAGGAACAAAGatgacagaaagagagaggagtaCTCCAGTTTCAATAAATCAGAAGAGAGACGATTACATCTCGATCGTTATAATGAAGAATGTGGAAACAGGAatcaaggaaaggaagaagaaaaggagcgTGGAAACAAGTGGAATGAaaggggggaggaggaggaagagcaTGGAAGTAGAATACGCCGCAGGGATGAAGAAAAGGAGCGTGGAGACAAGAGGAATgaaagggaagaggaagagcGTGGAAGTAGAATATGTCGCAGAGATGAAGAAAAGGAGCGAGGAAACAAGAGGAATGatagggaggaggaggaagagctTGGAAGTAGAATACGTCGCAGGGATGAAGAAAAGGAGCATGGAAACAGAAAGCATGAAAGAGATAAAAAACAAGAGCATGGAAGCTGGAGGAATGGAAGAGATGAGGATGAGCATGGAAGTAGGCGACATCTCAGAGATGAAAATGAGCATTGGAGCAAAAAACacagaagagatgaagaagagagagagcatggaaggaggaggaatgatagggatgaagaagaagagcataTGAATAGAAGACATTGTagggatgaagaagatgatcatgGAAGCAGAAAGCacagaagaaatgaagaagaaggtggaCTGAAAAGGTAtcgaagagatgaagaagagattGGAAACAGAAGATATGGAAGGGATAGGCAGGAGGATGCCAAGAGGGCAAGGTACGATGATGATCCTCGATCAAGGGACAGAAGTAGGTATGAGAGCAATGGCCATAGTGATGATCTGCTGAAACGGCAATGA